A DNA window from Candidatus Thermoplasmatota archaeon contains the following coding sequences:
- a CDS encoding glycosyltransferase family protein → MNILYGVCGEGFGHASRSRILMRYLLSRNHTLCIVAGGKAYQLLSSEFSEVHKIESAHFVYKNNEVKLIQTCGKTLYQTLFRAPRSLLTVNRCIQQFQPDIVITDAEPLCLFASKFHRIPCVSIDNPHALLFRTYPVKSGEFFPWFLLIMALRMTMHGASKYLVYDFFDQPSSDERVVFLKPLIQEGIRRQKPCYGRHIFVYHTIGSNPAILETLKKTQETYIIYGMKKSGTEKNVVFKQFNEHDFFTDISTAKAVITSGGFTVISEALFLRKPIFCLPIKNQFEQMLNGFWVEQLGAGISTFSITEEKLAVFLGNLEQYQKHLKSYNPGDQEKTLQTIEQILISLVQKN, encoded by the coding sequence GTGAACATACTCTACGGTGTGTGTGGTGAAGGATTTGGTCATGCAAGTAGAAGTAGAATTCTAATGCGATATCTGCTCTCGCGGAATCATACCCTGTGTATTGTTGCTGGTGGCAAAGCATATCAGCTCTTATCATCAGAGTTCTCAGAGGTTCACAAAATCGAGTCAGCACATTTTGTGTACAAAAATAATGAGGTAAAACTGATTCAAACTTGCGGAAAAACACTGTATCAAACACTGTTCCGTGCTCCTCGATCATTACTCACGGTCAATCGGTGCATACAGCAATTTCAGCCAGATATTGTTATTACTGATGCTGAACCGTTGTGTCTGTTCGCAAGTAAATTCCACCGCATTCCTTGCGTAAGTATCGATAATCCTCATGCGTTACTTTTTCGAACATATCCTGTAAAATCTGGAGAGTTTTTTCCGTGGTTTCTGCTGATCATGGCGTTGAGGATGACGATGCATGGTGCATCAAAATATCTAGTGTATGATTTTTTTGACCAGCCAAGCAGCGATGAACGTGTTGTATTTTTAAAACCGTTAATTCAGGAGGGGATACGTCGTCAGAAACCCTGCTATGGTAGGCACATTTTTGTGTATCATACGATTGGGTCTAATCCAGCAATCTTGGAAACGTTGAAGAAAACACAAGAAACCTATATTATCTACGGGATGAAGAAAAGCGGCACTGAGAAAAATGTCGTATTCAAGCAATTCAATGAACATGATTTTTTTACAGATATCAGCACAGCAAAAGCTGTTATCACAAGTGGTGGTTTCACGGTGATTAGTGAAGCATTGTTTTTACGAAAACCGATATTCTGTCTGCCGATTAAAAATCAATTCGAACAAATGCTGAATGGTTTCTGGGTTGAACAACTCGGTGCAGGAATTTCAACCTTCTCGATAACTGAGGAAAAACTGGCGGTGTTCTTGGGCAATCTTGAACAGTATCAGAAACATCTGAAATCGTATAATCCTGGAGATCAAGAAAAAACGCTGCAGACGATTGAACAAATCCTGATATCCTTGGTTCAAAAAAACTAA
- a CDS encoding NosD domain-containing protein encodes MRTTFLQRRKSILLKASATILSIILTVGIIPFSTAKTEAPFNDEFICYKNTAGTFSQNMRSLPDTHPCFSKTTRCEDNSENKFPEFSFRNTDRYAPGTILIKFTSDVSLSPYSSSEDSIAIIKHMQGFDQQSFAPIQSVKPLFSLHNQPKNSAAKEACGLSQWFVLKVPPNIDIPAEVLKYQQLPGVEYAQPSYAVKAYDIPNDPYYSTSGSWGQNFRDLYGLYNIQARSAWDTTVGSENVVVAVIDSGVDYNHEDLHENIWINHGEDINQNHVVDDMDFNGIDDDHNGFVDDIIGWDFVNHDNDPIDDHGHGTHCAGTIAAVGNNARGIVGVMWNCSVMPVKGLDYEGSGWPEDLAAGIQYAADNGAQILSNSWGYPFQFPSDPVLETAVRYAYAAGCLVVFAAGNCNDDVQFYSPQNMKEEVITVAAVDHLDQKAVFSNWGNLVDVSAPGVEILSLRARDTDMYALFGRPGSHFVPPYDPTAKYYVANGTSMACPHVAGLLGLMLSKTTNHTQQSAQTILMQAVDVLNVSVPFGHGRINASKALSREPAIAKLNPISPTGEACGVIDVYGTAWGVLFQSYTLELGSTRSPTTWTELYTSSAPVQHGVVGTINTTLLPDGVYTLRLTVYCSDGIYQDTTVMFVNNVYTCFIVDDDNIQGPWGGTNEHPYRYIQDAVEAAGSTDDIYVRAGTYTEHINIVRSANITGEDADVVVLSAPSIYPEVLKAEQGRVQITGFTIQGQGKTGLLLVNCSESRIANNHITDALIGLFIISPSATTISANHITHSYHGIFIQKDQCAVHNRIEHNYVSNCQASGIVIQSDRSWITNNTVSQCGGGISLKGTNNTIVQNTVLQSSGYGLLLYQSMYSCVSKNTVVGSSFDGFTLHESSKNTISYNRINDSGWSGVSVFKTTQNIFSSNTITNSTYSGFLLWSMSNANTIVGNVFVQNDYAGLYLGSGITQNRIFLNNFFDNTPMHAYDEGTNIWDNGPSGGGNYYDDYTGVDANYDGIGDSSYQIAGGSNQDRYPLIHPYRNIINTNTGEIFFTIQQAITDVDTMDGHMILVKDDTYSEVITLDKSIILRGADPRSTILDGKHTASCIVSVSADGATIQGFTIQHGSYGEFTSGIRITGDSNTVTQCIIQDTRIGILIQHAQLNMITDSLVTHNAQGIQLSTLAQSTIISNCTISRNNEVGIVFSETTMFCTVTNCTIENNTDGVLCFAADACNFSDNIVEHNTNHGVFLWYSLGCKLRRNHIRLNTYDFTVEGDIEQFDHDIDASNTVNSKPIIYLKHHSNLCLDAVAAGYLALISCRNISVKNLDVYGIAVVNTSNVAITTVRSHHAKYGILLCSVVQSTVANCILTNNTIGLLSTADLFYLYPTSSYNTITRNTIHSNEKGILLSKHSHHNTISANHIYMNTIAGIQVELSSSNTITRNTITRNLHGVYVSSELLLDYRDGSRMNTLTENIIADNVYGIRIRYIGHPLYYASDNNSIYHNTLYNNTYHAIDECRNKWSRNNEGNYYDDYTGVDANYDGIGDSSYPIAGGNNQDQYPLMHRFKLGDLNLDGMISFGDIDPFVLALSDPYGYQQQYRIKATLHGDINQDGQITFNDIDPFVALLSNG; translated from the coding sequence ATGAGAACAACTTTTTTACAAAGAAGAAAATCTATACTTTTGAAAGCAAGTGCAACGATCCTGAGTATTATACTCACGGTAGGAATTATACCTTTTTCAACTGCGAAAACAGAAGCTCCGTTCAACGATGAGTTTATTTGCTACAAAAACACTGCTGGTACATTCAGTCAGAATATGAGGTCACTGCCAGACACCCATCCATGTTTTTCGAAAACAACTAGATGTGAAGACAACAGTGAAAACAAATTTCCTGAGTTCTCATTTCGCAACACGGATAGATATGCTCCCGGAACAATTCTTATTAAATTTACCTCTGATGTGTCTTTATCTCCTTATAGTTCATCAGAAGATAGTATAGCAATAATCAAACATATGCAAGGTTTTGACCAGCAGTCTTTTGCACCGATTCAATCGGTGAAACCGTTATTTTCTTTGCATAACCAACCAAAGAATAGTGCAGCAAAAGAAGCATGCGGTCTTAGCCAATGGTTTGTTTTAAAGGTGCCTCCCAACATCGATATACCAGCTGAGGTTCTCAAATACCAACAACTCCCCGGTGTTGAGTATGCACAACCAAGCTATGCTGTGAAAGCATATGATATCCCTAATGATCCCTACTACTCTACCAGTGGAAGTTGGGGTCAAAATTTCAGAGATCTCTACGGGCTTTACAATATTCAAGCACGCAGCGCATGGGACACAACAGTAGGTTCAGAAAATGTTGTGGTTGCAGTGATTGACTCCGGTGTTGATTACAACCATGAAGATCTTCATGAAAACATATGGATTAATCATGGTGAGGATATCAATCAGAATCATGTTGTTGATGATATGGATTTTAATGGTATTGATGATGATCACAATGGATTTGTTGATGATATTATTGGTTGGGATTTTGTCAACCATGACAATGATCCAATCGATGACCATGGCCATGGAACGCACTGTGCTGGAACCATTGCAGCAGTCGGAAACAATGCACGAGGAATCGTCGGAGTTATGTGGAACTGTTCAGTTATGCCAGTGAAAGGGTTAGATTATGAAGGATCAGGATGGCCTGAGGATCTTGCTGCAGGAATTCAATATGCTGCAGATAACGGTGCTCAGATCCTCAGTAATAGCTGGGGGTATCCATTTCAATTTCCATCTGATCCTGTTCTTGAAACAGCAGTTCGATACGCCTATGCAGCTGGTTGCCTTGTAGTGTTTGCTGCAGGTAACTGTAATGATGATGTTCAATTTTACAGCCCTCAAAATATGAAAGAAGAGGTGATTACAGTTGCTGCGGTTGACCACCTTGATCAGAAAGCAGTGTTCTCAAATTGGGGAAACCTGGTTGATGTCAGTGCACCAGGTGTTGAAATCCTTTCTCTGCGAGCACGAGATACAGATATGTATGCGTTGTTTGGACGACCTGGTTCTCATTTCGTTCCACCCTATGACCCCACTGCGAAATATTACGTTGCGAATGGAACAAGCATGGCCTGCCCACATGTTGCAGGATTACTTGGCTTGATGCTGTCAAAAACAACAAATCACACTCAACAGTCAGCACAAACAATTCTAATGCAAGCAGTTGATGTTCTGAATGTCTCAGTACCTTTTGGTCATGGACGTATCAATGCATCAAAAGCACTGAGCAGAGAGCCAGCTATCGCTAAGCTCAACCCCATTTCTCCAACAGGAGAAGCCTGTGGCGTTATCGATGTTTACGGAACTGCATGGGGTGTTTTATTCCAATCATACACTCTTGAACTTGGAAGTACCAGATCTCCAACAACGTGGACTGAACTTTACACCTCATCAGCCCCTGTGCAACACGGAGTTGTTGGGACGATTAATACGACATTGCTGCCAGATGGGGTTTACACACTTCGCTTAACAGTGTATTGTTCTGATGGTATATACCAAGATACAACCGTGATGTTTGTGAATAATGTCTATACCTGTTTTATCGTTGATGATGACAACATTCAAGGTCCCTGGGGAGGAACCAATGAGCACCCCTATCGATACATTCAGGATGCTGTTGAAGCTGCCGGGTCAACCGATGATATTTATGTTCGTGCTGGAACTTACACAGAACATATCAATATTGTTCGATCTGCAAACATTACTGGTGAGGATGCTGATGTGGTTGTTCTTTCTGCCCCATCAATCTATCCAGAAGTACTTAAAGCAGAACAGGGAAGAGTTCAGATAACTGGTTTTACGATTCAGGGACAAGGAAAAACAGGTTTGCTCCTGGTTAATTGTTCAGAAAGTCGCATCGCTAACAATCATATTACTGACGCGTTGATTGGACTTTTTATCATATCCCCATCAGCGACCACGATTTCTGCAAACCATATCACGCATTCATACCATGGTATTTTTATTCAAAAAGATCAATGCGCAGTTCATAACCGCATTGAACATAATTACGTTTCCAATTGTCAAGCATCAGGAATTGTGATTCAGAGCGACCGGAGCTGGATTACAAACAATACAGTCTCTCAATGTGGCGGGGGGATATCGCTGAAAGGAACGAACAATACGATCGTTCAGAATACCGTGCTTCAGAGTTCCGGATACGGTCTTCTTCTCTACCAGTCAATGTATTCTTGTGTTTCAAAGAATACGGTTGTGGGAAGTAGTTTTGACGGGTTCACACTCCACGAATCCTCCAAGAATACAATTTCGTATAACCGAATCAATGACAGCGGATGGAGTGGTGTCTCTGTATTTAAAACCACGCAGAATATCTTTTCTTCAAATACGATAACCAATAGTACCTACTCTGGTTTCCTATTGTGGTCAATGAGTAATGCTAATACGATTGTTGGAAATGTGTTTGTCCAGAACGACTATGCTGGTCTGTATCTTGGAAGTGGGATAACTCAGAACAGGATATTTTTGAACAACTTTTTTGACAATACTCCTATGCATGCGTATGATGAAGGAACAAACATTTGGGACAATGGACCATCTGGTGGGGGAAACTACTATGATGATTACACTGGAGTTGACGCTAATTATGATGGCATCGGCGACAGCAGCTATCAGATTGCTGGCGGAAGTAATCAAGATCGTTATCCATTGATACATCCCTATAGAAACATTATCAATACGAATACCGGAGAAATATTTTTCACGATCCAACAAGCAATCACCGATGTTGACACCATGGACGGCCATATGATTCTTGTCAAAGACGACACCTACTCTGAAGTTATTACTCTTGATAAATCAATTATCCTCCGAGGAGCAGATCCACGTTCAACCATTCTTGATGGGAAACATACTGCATCATGCATCGTTTCCGTGTCAGCAGATGGAGCAACCATCCAAGGTTTTACCATCCAACATGGATCGTATGGTGAGTTTACCAGCGGCATCCGAATCACAGGTGATTCGAACACTGTTACTCAGTGCATTATACAAGACACTAGGATCGGCATCCTCATACAACATGCTCAGTTGAATATGATTACAGACTCTTTGGTTACGCATAATGCGCAAGGTATACAACTAAGTACTCTTGCCCAATCAACCATCATTTCAAACTGTACCATTTCAAGAAACAACGAGGTTGGCATTGTTTTTTCTGAAACTACCATGTTCTGTACGGTTACCAATTGTACCATCGAGAACAATACTGACGGTGTTCTCTGCTTCGCAGCAGATGCATGCAACTTTTCTGATAATATTGTTGAGCACAACACAAATCACGGTGTTTTCCTCTGGTACTCCCTGGGATGTAAACTCCGACGGAACCATATTCGGTTGAACACCTATGATTTTACCGTTGAAGGCGACATCGAACAGTTTGACCATGACATTGATGCGTCTAATACCGTGAACAGTAAACCAATCATCTATCTCAAACACCACAGTAACCTTTGTCTCGATGCGGTAGCTGCCGGTTATCTTGCATTGATATCCTGTCGTAACATCTCAGTAAAAAATCTCGATGTTTACGGTATCGCAGTTGTCAACACCAGCAATGTAGCCATCACTACCGTCAGAAGCCATCATGCAAAATATGGAATACTCCTTTGCTCAGTCGTTCAATCAACCGTGGCTAACTGCATTCTCACGAACAATACCATTGGTCTTCTCTCAACTGCTGATCTTTTCTACCTCTACCCAACATCCAGCTACAATACCATCACCCGAAATACCATTCATTCCAACGAAAAAGGCATTCTTCTCTCAAAACATTCCCACCACAACACCATTTCAGCAAATCACATCTATATGAACACTATCGCTGGTATCCAAGTAGAACTCTCCTCATCAAACACCATCACGAGAAATACCATCACGAGAAATCTCCACGGCGTCTACGTCTCCTCTGAGCTTCTCTTAGACTACCGCGATGGGTCACGGATGAATACCCTGACTGAAAACATAATTGCAGATAACGTCTACGGTATCAGAATTCGGTATATCGGACATCCGCTCTACTACGCATCAGATAACAACAGTATTTATCATAACACATTATACAATAACACCTACCATGCCATTGATGAATGCAGAAACAAATGGAGTCGAAACAATGAAGGCAATTACTATGATGATTACACTGGAGTTGATGCTAATTATGATGGCATCGGCGACAGCAGCTATCCGATTGCTGGGGGCAACAACCAAGATCAGTATCCACTCATGCATCGATTCAAACTCGGTGATCTGAACCTTGACGGTATGATTTCATTTGGTGATATTGATCCTTTTGTCCTTGCACTCTCAGATCCCTATGGGTATCAGCAGCAGTACCGCATCAAAGCAACCTTACACGGTGATATCAATCAAGACGGGCAGATTACCTTTAATGATATCGACCCGTTTGTTGCATTGCTCAGCAACGGATGA
- the dcd gene encoding dCTP deaminase, translating to MSILSDRDILAALKSQLLGIEPFHETNITPNGYDLIIDEILIKKTNEHIKQGTAIIPPVTWFAISTKEFIKMGPQLVAQLWIRSSYARKGIMTSFGKVDAGFHGTLTISCFNASHEPVQIHIGDRFCQIVFEQLSTIPDALYHERSGTYQNQRGVTLKR from the coding sequence ATGAGCATACTTTCTGATAGAGACATCCTCGCAGCATTGAAAAGTCAACTTCTAGGAATTGAACCTTTTCATGAAACAAACATCACACCCAACGGCTATGATCTCATCATCGATGAAATTCTCATAAAAAAAACCAATGAACACATCAAACAAGGAACAGCAATTATCCCGCCAGTGACATGGTTTGCTATCAGCACTAAAGAATTTATCAAAATGGGACCACAACTCGTAGCACAGCTCTGGATTCGATCAAGTTATGCTCGCAAAGGAATTATGACAAGTTTTGGGAAAGTTGATGCCGGCTTCCATGGGACTCTCACCATTAGTTGTTTCAACGCCAGTCATGAACCGGTTCAGATTCATATTGGCGATCGGTTCTGTCAAATTGTGTTCGAACAACTTTCAACAATTCCTGATGCTCTGTATCACGAACGCTCAGGTACGTATCAAAATCAACGAGGAGTAACACTGAAACGATAA
- a CDS encoding peptidylprolyl isomerase produces the protein MVNKIATFETSKGIFKVELFEDKVPITAGNFISLAKTGFYNGLIFHRVIKDFMIQSGCPHGTGTGGPGYTIKDEFHKSLSNVRGTISMANRGPNTGGSQFFINLVDNTYLDFDKEPASSKHAVFGKVVEGMDVVDSIGNAKTDRNDRPLEKITINKITIVG, from the coding sequence ATGGTAAATAAAATTGCAACATTTGAGACAAGCAAAGGGATCTTTAAAGTAGAGCTTTTTGAAGACAAAGTACCAATCACTGCAGGAAATTTTATAAGCCTGGCAAAAACCGGTTTCTATAATGGTTTGATTTTTCATCGAGTCATCAAAGATTTTATGATTCAAAGTGGTTGCCCCCACGGCACAGGAACAGGAGGACCTGGCTATACGATCAAGGATGAATTCCATAAAAGTCTGAGTAATGTCCGTGGTACAATATCAATGGCAAACCGCGGACCAAACACCGGTGGAAGTCAATTTTTCATCAACCTCGTCGACAACACATATCTTGATTTCGACAAAGAACCAGCATCAAGTAAACATGCGGTGTTCGGGAAAGTTGTTGAAGGTATGGATGTTGTTGACAGTATTGGTAATGCAAAAACTGATCGCAACGATCGACCACTTGAAAAAATAACCATCAATAAAATAACGATTGTTGGCTAG
- a CDS encoding peptidylprolyl isomerase, translating to MGHKKKETQTPEISLKGDNNKKIGIILFVVVLIVIGLSLVILLQQPGSNNETPKGNPIAVITTTMGTIRVELFADKVPTTVENFVKLANDGFYNGLVFHRVIDNFMIQGGGFYPDGTPKESPYGPINLEINPEVRHVDGAISMARTNDPNSATSQFFICDGPQSFLDDNYAAFGVVIEGLDVVREIASVETTTKYTYMQDWPVTDVIINSITITYAT from the coding sequence ATGGGTCATAAAAAAAAGGAAACGCAAACCCCTGAGATTTCCCTAAAAGGAGATAACAACAAAAAAATCGGCATAATTCTGTTTGTTGTAGTATTAATTGTCATTGGGTTATCCTTAGTAATTCTGTTGCAGCAGCCAGGATCAAACAATGAAACTCCGAAAGGCAATCCAATTGCAGTAATTACCACCACCATGGGTACGATCCGGGTCGAACTTTTTGCTGACAAAGTACCAACTACTGTAGAAAACTTTGTAAAACTTGCTAACGATGGATTTTACAATGGATTAGTTTTCCACCGAGTTATCGATAATTTCATGATCCAAGGTGGAGGATTTTATCCTGACGGCACACCGAAAGAAAGCCCATATGGACCCATTAATCTTGAAATCAATCCAGAGGTACGACATGTTGATGGTGCGATTTCCATGGCGCGAACCAATGATCCAAACAGTGCAACAAGTCAATTTTTCATCTGTGATGGACCACAATCCTTCCTCGACGATAACTATGCAGCATTTGGTGTTGTCATCGAAGGACTCGATGTCGTACGAGAGATTGCATCAGTTGAAACCACCACAAAGTACACCTATATGCAAGATTGGCCGGTAACTGATGTGATCATCAATAGCATCACCATAACATATGCAACCTAA
- a CDS encoding carotenoid biosynthesis protein, producing the protein MSLVQINTTAHISITMLFFMSAITIIWSLLVFFSWKKNGWKKTVRYFLPMMGAALFIEASAVANGRYLYPNYYIYLSVIGGSVPLIILLGWSTNLFLFLSFAKHLVASVFSKITLPRMILISGLTGCIGVCLDLLEDPIAHRNHWWVWTEQTPFVSFFGVPVTNFFDWFIILFFMALATQLIDHASISENRKLLISFLSISYVGVAIYVTHSVLIAVLTAVHLL; encoded by the coding sequence ATGTCCCTTGTACAAATCAACACGACAGCACACATTTCAATCACTATGCTTTTTTTTATGAGTGCCATAACAATCATCTGGTCACTCCTTGTTTTTTTCTCATGGAAAAAAAACGGATGGAAAAAAACCGTTCGATACTTTCTACCAATGATGGGAGCAGCATTATTTATCGAAGCCTCAGCGGTTGCAAACGGCAGATATCTCTACCCAAACTATTACATCTACCTCTCAGTTATCGGAGGAAGTGTCCCTCTTATTATACTTCTTGGATGGAGCACAAATCTTTTTTTATTTCTCTCCTTTGCAAAACACCTTGTTGCATCAGTGTTTTCAAAAATAACCCTCCCCCGAATGATTCTTATTTCTGGTCTCACCGGTTGTATCGGTGTCTGTCTGGATCTTCTTGAAGACCCAATCGCCCATCGCAATCACTGGTGGGTATGGACTGAACAAACACCGTTTGTATCATTCTTTGGCGTCCCCGTAACCAATTTTTTTGACTGGTTCATCATCCTTTTTTTTATGGCACTTGCAACCCAGCTCATTGATCATGCGTCAATCTCTGAGAATCGAAAACTTCTCATCTCGTTTCTCTCGATTTCCTATGTTGGAGTTGCAATCTATGTCACCCATTCTGTACTTATCGCGGTATTGACTGCTGTTCATCTTCTCTGA
- a CDS encoding sulfotransferase: MGIDDPHLEKIKHQNIQLVFILGFHRSGTSILYKMLTATGCFNPVTAYHIINYETLIDTHLHNKTKEAQRHLTDTFKQHGLDDRAIDTLQVTADFAEEYGFLLDRYSNTMKLSPSNIDVFTTLCQKIQFLAENNKPILVKNPYDFSNFLFLKKRFPQAKFIFIHRHPFKTISSTINAMHVLLQQKNYYTTQLSKTYTKIYENPLLLLPLRMLFSHLSVFSCMLLTMYTAHGTRYYLRNINKLTADDYISITYDELCAHPEKIISEILKKLHLTTEHKISYDTFIRSRKTDLHPSVVVLQSFIYRSMKRYCSTFSYTKDAVE, from the coding sequence ATGGGGATAGATGATCCGCATCTTGAAAAAATAAAACATCAAAACATACAACTAGTTTTTATCCTTGGTTTTCACCGTTCAGGAACCAGCATCCTTTACAAGATGCTGACTGCAACTGGATGTTTCAATCCAGTCACAGCGTATCACATCATCAACTATGAAACATTGATTGATACGCATCTCCATAATAAAACCAAAGAAGCACAGCGCCATCTCACTGATACCTTCAAACAGCATGGTCTTGATGACCGAGCAATCGATACCTTACAAGTCACTGCTGATTTTGCTGAAGAATACGGTTTTCTCCTTGACCGATATTCAAATACTATGAAGCTTTCACCATCAAATATTGATGTTTTTACAACATTATGTCAAAAAATCCAGTTTCTTGCAGAAAACAACAAACCAATTCTTGTAAAGAATCCGTATGATTTCTCCAATTTTCTCTTTCTGAAAAAGAGATTTCCTCAAGCAAAGTTTATCTTCATTCATCGACACCCGTTCAAGACTATCAGCTCAACAATTAACGCGATGCATGTTCTCCTCCAGCAGAAAAATTACTACACAACACAACTTTCAAAAACGTATACAAAAATCTACGAAAATCCCTTACTGTTGTTGCCACTTCGTATGCTGTTTTCACACCTCTCTGTTTTTAGTTGTATGCTGCTCACGATGTATACTGCACATGGTACACGTTATTACCTGCGCAATATCAACAAACTAACTGCTGATGATTATATTTCAATAACGTATGATGAGCTCTGTGCTCACCCTGAAAAGATCATTTCTGAGATACTGAAAAAGTTACACCTCACCACAGAACATAAGATATCATATGACACCTTCATCCGATCTCGAAAAACAGATCTACATCCAAGTGTCGTTGTACTCCAATCATTTATTTATCGGTCTATGAAACGTTACTGCTCTACGTTTTCATATACCAAAGATGCAGTCGAATAA
- the mgtE gene encoding magnesium transporter, whose protein sequence is MSNTNDPCNPSPTNNDALRSTKEKLFRKNGVLTEQTKCDIKKYINERKWNDLRKLLVKLPPVTVAKLIQDAEKVDCIFIFRSLPRDFAADVFSEMDLAAQDILLKNLTDSETSTLLSELTPDDRTALFEELPAQVTRRLFELLSPEDLKEARQLLGYPEDSVGRLMTPDFVAIRADWTVEQALAYIRDKGKDSEILAMIYVVDEQGKIIDDLRLRQIILANPTDKISDIMNYTFVCISAFDDQEKAYHLIKEHNLYALPVVDSQGVLLGIVTVDDLIDVGEEETTEDFHKIAAMSKRKLPDRIRDAPIRTLYQKRIGWLVFLVFVNIFSGAAIAFFEDTIAKYLVLVLFMPLLVDCGGNAGSQASTLMVRALAIKDVKLQDWYYCVGKEVLVAGAIGLTMGVVVSILGIFRGGMLIALVVGLSMMAIVFVGSLIGLSLPFLFTRLGWDPAVASGPLITSIADIVGIILYLFIATMLLGI, encoded by the coding sequence ATGAGCAACACAAACGATCCTTGCAATCCCTCACCTACAAATAATGATGCACTTCGCTCTACAAAGGAGAAACTTTTTCGAAAAAATGGAGTCCTTACTGAACAAACAAAATGCGACATAAAAAAGTATATCAATGAACGAAAATGGAATGATCTCAGAAAACTTCTCGTCAAATTACCACCAGTGACTGTGGCAAAACTCATACAAGACGCAGAAAAAGTTGATTGTATTTTCATTTTTCGTTCTCTTCCCCGTGATTTTGCCGCTGATGTTTTTTCTGAAATGGATTTAGCGGCTCAGGACATTCTTCTAAAAAATTTGACAGACTCAGAAACGTCGACGCTCCTCTCCGAATTAACCCCTGATGATAGAACTGCGTTGTTTGAGGAATTACCTGCACAAGTCACCCGCCGTCTCTTTGAATTGTTAAGCCCTGAAGATCTCAAAGAAGCACGTCAACTCTTAGGCTATCCTGAAGATAGCGTCGGTCGTCTTATGACACCTGATTTTGTAGCTATCCGTGCTGATTGGACGGTAGAACAAGCCTTAGCATATATCCGTGATAAAGGAAAAGATAGTGAGATTCTTGCGATGATTTATGTTGTTGATGAACAAGGTAAAATCATAGACGATCTTCGCCTTCGTCAGATCATACTAGCAAATCCAACCGATAAAATTTCAGATATCATGAATTATACCTTTGTGTGTATTAGTGCTTTCGATGATCAAGAAAAAGCATATCATCTCATCAAAGAACATAACTTGTATGCATTACCTGTTGTCGATTCACAAGGTGTTTTATTAGGTATTGTAACGGTTGATGATTTGATTGATGTCGGTGAAGAAGAAACCACAGAGGATTTTCATAAAATCGCTGCAATGAGTAAACGAAAGCTCCCCGATAGAATTCGTGATGCTCCTATTCGAACCTTGTATCAGAAACGCATCGGATGGTTAGTTTTTCTAGTCTTTGTCAATATTTTTTCTGGTGCTGCAATTGCTTTCTTTGAAGATACTATTGCCAAATACCTTGTTTTAGTTCTTTTTATGCCGTTGCTTGTTGACTGTGGCGGAAATGCAGGTTCTCAAGCGTCAACCCTGATGGTTCGTGCTCTTGCAATCAAAGATGTAAAGCTTCAGGATTGGTATTACTGTGTTGGAAAAGAAGTACTTGTCGCTGGGGCAATCGGGCTAACCATGGGTGTGGTTGTTTCTATACTTGGTATCTTCCGAGGAGGTATGCTTATTGCCCTGGTTGTTGGTCTTTCCATGATGGCAATTGTATTTGTTGGTAGTCTCATTGGTCTTTCTTTACCATTTCTGTTCACGCGACTTGGTTGGGATCCTGCTGTTGCGAGTGGTCCGCTCATTACGTCAATTGCAGATATTGTCGGAATCATTTTGTACCTCTTCATTGCAACGATGCTCCTTGGCATATAA